In the Pseudorasbora parva isolate DD20220531a chromosome 23, ASM2467924v1, whole genome shotgun sequence genome, one interval contains:
- the bmpr1bb gene encoding bone morphogenetic protein receptor, type IBb isoform X3: MFQRNSGKVTAGSAAPVSPERMLLCHCYHHCPEDSTNNTCRTDGYCFTMVEEEEGGSPVLTSGCLGSVGSEFQCRDTGNARLRRILECCTNEDYCNRDLHPTLPPLKRPDLDSSIHYTALLISVTVCCTILAFIIIFFYYRYKRQETRAHYSMGLEQDESFIPAGESLKDLIEQSQSSGSGSGLPLLVQRTIAKQIQMVKQIGKGRYGEVWMGRWRGERVAVKVFFTTEEASWFRETEIYQTVLMRHENILGFIAADIKGTGSWTQLYLITDYHENGSLYDYLKSTTLDTKALLRLAYSAVSGLCHLHTEIFGTQGKPAIAHRDLKSKNILVKKNGTCCIADLGLAVKFISDTNEVDIPPNTRVGTKRYMPPEVLDESLNRCHFQSYIMADMYSFGLILWEMARRCVSGGIVEEYQLPYHDLVPTDPSYEDMREVVCIKRQRPSFANRWSSDECLRQMGKLMTECWAHNPASRLTALRVKKTLAKMSESQDIKL, from the exons ATGTTCCAGAGGAATTCTGGGAAGGTGACGGCGGGCAGCGCAGCACCTGTGAGTCCAGAGAGGATGTTATTATGCCACTGTTATCATCACTGTCCTGAAGACTCCACCAACAACACCTGCAG gaCGGATGGCTACTGCTTCACTATggtggaggaagaggagggcGGCTCTCCAGTGCTCACGTCCGGCTGTCTGGGTTCAGTCGGCTCAGAGTTTCAGTGCaga GACACCGGGAATGCTCGTCTGAGGAGGATCCTGGAATGCTGCACAAATGAGGATTACTGTAACCGGGATCTCCACCCAACGCTGCCTCCGCTCAAGAGACCCG ATCTGGACAGCAGCATCCATTACACGGCTCTGCTCATCTCAGTGACCGTCTGCTGTACCATACTGGCCTTCATCATCATATTCTTCTACTACAG atacAAGCGGCAGGAAACGCGTGCGCACTACAGCATGGGTCTGGAGCAGGATGAGAGCTTCATTCCCGCTGGAGAGTCTCTGAAGGATCTGATCGAGCAGTCTCAGAGCTCCGGCAGCGGATCAGgactccctctgctg GTGCAGCGAACAATCGCCAAGCAGATCCAGATGGTGAAGCAGATTGGGAAGGGCCGTTACGGCGAGGTGTGGATGGGCCGCTGGAGGGGCGAGCGCGTCGCCGTCAAGGTCTTCTTCACCACAGAAGAGGCCAGCTGGTTCAGGGAGACCGAGATCTACCAGACCGTCCTGATGAGACACGAGAACATTCTGG GTTTCATCGCAGCAGATATAAAGGGCACGGGCTCGTGGACGCAACTATATCTGATCACGGACTATCACGAGAACGGCTCGCTGTACGACTACCTCAAATCCACCACGCTGGACACCAAAGCGCTGCTGCGTTTGGCGTACTCGGCAGTCTCCGGCCTCTGCCATCTGCACACGGAGATCTTCGGCACGCAGGGCAAACCGGCCATCGCTCACCGGGACCTGAAGAGCAAAAACATCCTGGTGAAGAAGAACGGCACCTGCTGCATCGCCGACCTGGGGCTCGCTGTCAAATTTATCAG tgacactAATGAAGTGGACATCCCACCCAACACTCGGGTCGGCACCAAACGCTACATGCCTCCAGAGGTCCTGGACGAGAGCCTGAACCGCTGCCATTTCCAGTCCTACATCATGGCCGACATGTACAGCTTCGGTCTGATCCTGTGGGAGATGGCCAGGAGATGTGTGTCCGGCG GGATTGTTGAGGAGTATCAGCTGCCATATCACGATCTGGTGCCGACGGACCCGTCCTATGAGGACATGAGGGAGGTGGTGTGTATCAAGAGACAGAGACCCTCGTTTGCAAACCGCTGGAGCAGCGATGAG